From one Salmo salar chromosome ssa09, Ssal_v3.1, whole genome shotgun sequence genomic stretch:
- the LOC106611504 gene encoding 60S ribosomal protein L36a, giving the protein MVNVPKTRRTYCKKCKRHQLHKVTQYKKGKDSLYAQGKRRYDRKQSGYGGQTKPIFRKKAKTTKKIVLRLECVEPNCRAKRMVPIKRCKHFELGGDKKRKGQVIQF; this is encoded by the exons ATG GTGAACGTACCAAAGACCCGCAGGACCTACTGCAAGAAGTGCAAGAGGCACCAGCTTCACAAAGTTACCCAGTACAAGAAGGGAAAGGATTCCCTCTATGCACAGG GTAAGAGAAGATATGACAGAAAGCAGTCTGGTTACGGTGGACAGACCAAGCCTATTTTCCGCAAAAAG GCTAAGACTACAAAGAAGATTGTGTTAAGGCTGGAGTGCGTGGAGCCCAACTGCAGGGCCAAGAGAATGGTGCCCATCAAGAGATGCAAACACTTTGAGCTGGGAGGTGACAAGAAGAGAAAG GGCCAGGTCATCCAGTTCTAG